In Rhodanobacteraceae bacterium, the following proteins share a genomic window:
- a CDS encoding IS110 family transposase, whose protein sequence is MSTTLAANATTFNITLPVLCVAIELSMKKWKIGILGRFERNPSVHEITGDDWTALLALIDRAKQRLGLPPETRVLACFEAGRHGHYPYRMLKRLGIDVHEWASNAIEKPSRKQAKTDRLDVRRLVLQLRRTLDEDVDKYAINVPPADVEMARRRHRERDHWVKVKTQHELRWESLLVSLGATLVKPKPSTQVERIKDCFGEALPESIQAELKRLQEHILLTRKQIRAVEAEQISSLKKARAGEVVEHARMVEQVWQLMGLVGVGVHTAWPVVFEAFGWRGFKNRRQVGGFMGLTGTPFESGNSSHEQGISKCGPPNLRAMMVELAWRWIRHQPDTDLTRWFQEKFGVGKASRKRGIVALARRLSILLWRYLEYGVIPEGVRLKEVRMPSMGEAAQLQMAA, encoded by the coding sequence ATGTCCACGACCCTCGCTGCAAACGCTACCACTTTCAACATCACGCTTCCGGTGCTGTGCGTGGCGATCGAGTTGTCGATGAAGAAGTGGAAGATCGGGATTTTGGGGCGGTTCGAACGCAACCCCTCGGTGCATGAGATTACGGGTGACGACTGGACCGCGCTGCTGGCGCTGATTGACCGGGCGAAGCAGCGACTGGGTCTGCCGCCGGAGACGCGGGTGCTGGCGTGCTTCGAGGCTGGCCGTCACGGCCACTATCCGTATCGCATGCTCAAGAGGTTGGGGATCGATGTGCATGAGTGGGCGAGCAATGCGATCGAGAAGCCATCGCGCAAGCAGGCCAAGACCGACCGGTTGGACGTGCGCCGACTGGTGTTGCAATTGCGTCGCACGCTCGATGAAGACGTGGACAAGTACGCGATCAACGTGCCGCCGGCAGACGTCGAAATGGCGCGGCGGCGGCATCGCGAACGCGATCACTGGGTGAAGGTGAAGACGCAGCACGAGTTGCGCTGGGAATCGCTGCTGGTGAGCCTGGGCGCGACCTTGGTCAAGCCCAAGCCGAGCACCCAGGTTGAGCGGATCAAGGACTGCTTTGGGGAGGCGTTGCCGGAGTCGATTCAAGCTGAGCTCAAGCGTTTGCAGGAACACATATTGCTGACGAGGAAGCAGATTCGCGCGGTGGAAGCGGAGCAGATCTCATCGCTGAAGAAGGCGCGCGCCGGCGAGGTTGTGGAGCACGCCCGGATGGTGGAGCAGGTGTGGCAGCTGATGGGATTGGTGGGTGTGGGCGTGCATACGGCCTGGCCGGTGGTGTTCGAAGCCTTCGGTTGGCGCGGCTTCAAGAACCGGCGTCAGGTCGGCGGTTTCATGGGTTTGACCGGAACCCCGTTCGAGTCCGGCAATTCAAGCCATGAGCAGGGAATCAGCAAATGCGGGCCGCCTAATCTGCGAGCGATGATGGTGGAACTGGCGTGGCGCTGGATCCGCCACCAGCCGGACACCGACTTAACGCGCTGGTTTCAAGAGAAATTCGGCGTCGGCAAGGCCTCGCGCAAGCGCGGCATCGTGGCCTTGGCGCGGCGGCTGTCGATCCTGCTCTGGCGGTACCTGGAGTACGGTGTGATCCCGGAAGGCGTACGCCTGAAGGAGGTGCGGATGCCGAGCATGGGCGAAGCTGCGCAGCTGCAGATGGCGGCTTGA
- the gcvP gene encoding aminomethyl-transferring glycine dehydrogenase yields the protein MSAPVTLRQPHLASEFQHRHIGPSPHETADMLAAIGAESLDELMAQTLPISIRQMRPLGIGEAVSETEALERMRAIAERNEVYTSLIGQGYHGTHLPLVIQRNILENPAWYTAYTPYQPEISQGRLEALLNFQTMVTELTGLDVANASLLDEATAAAEAMAVAQRSSKSKLTAFFVDADCHPQTIALLRTRAEPLGWSVIVGDPDTDLDASQVFGALLQYPGSSGAVRDFRGAIARIKAAGAVAVMAADPLALTLLTPPGELGADIAIGSTQRFGVPMGYGGPHAAYMAVRDSFKRSIPGRLIGVSVDSRGQPAYRLSLQTREQHIRREKATSNICTAQVLLAVIASMYAVYHGPEGLRAIAERIHRRASTLAAGLADLGFPARAHHYFDCITVDAGERQAAIVERALAARINLRVLADGALGINVDETTTPAVIEALWSVFGGELRYAEVEAERGPALPPELLRKGSCLKHPIFSRYRSETELLRYMRKLSDRDLALDRAMIPLGSCTMKLNATAEMIPITWPEFGALHPFAPANQALGYAQMFEELRSWLCDITGYDAVSLQPNSGAQGEYAGLLAIRAYHLSRGDSERKVCLIPSSAHGTNPASAQMVGMDVIVVSCDSDGNVDVDDLRAKAEKYSPRLAALMVTYPSTHGVFEERIGEICQIVHQHGGQVYLDGANLNAQVGLARPGDYGADVSHLNLHKTFCIPHGGGGPGMGPIGVKAHLAPFLPGHPVLDDGRAPVGPVSAAPYGSASILPISYAYILMMGSEGLKRATEIAILNANYIAARLDEHFPVLYQNHNGRVAHECIIDPRPLKESAGVSVDDIAKRLIDYGFHAPTMSFPVAGTLMIEPTESEAKVELDRFCDAMIAIRHEIAAVEAGKYPIEQSPLRHAPHTVHDLAQAEWNRPYSREEAVFPAGVERQDKYWCPVGRVDNVYGDRNLICICPSPEEYREEAA from the coding sequence ATGAGCGCCCCGGTCACCCTGCGTCAACCGCATCTCGCTTCCGAGTTCCAGCACCGCCATATCGGTCCTTCGCCACACGAAACTGCCGACATGCTGGCGGCCATCGGCGCTGAATCGCTGGATGAGTTGATGGCGCAGACGCTGCCGATTTCGATCCGGCAGATGCGTCCGCTGGGCATTGGCGAAGCCGTCAGCGAAACCGAGGCGCTGGAGCGCATGCGCGCCATCGCCGAGCGCAATGAGGTCTATACCTCGCTGATCGGACAGGGCTATCACGGCACCCACCTGCCGCTGGTCATCCAGCGCAATATTCTCGAGAACCCGGCCTGGTACACCGCCTACACGCCGTACCAGCCGGAGATCAGCCAGGGTCGGCTCGAAGCCCTGTTGAACTTCCAGACCATGGTCACCGAGCTGACCGGGCTGGATGTCGCCAATGCCTCGCTGCTGGATGAAGCAACGGCCGCGGCCGAAGCCATGGCCGTGGCCCAGCGCAGTTCCAAGTCCAAGCTCACCGCCTTCTTTGTCGACGCCGACTGCCATCCGCAGACGATCGCGCTGCTGCGTACCCGCGCCGAGCCGCTGGGCTGGAGCGTCATCGTCGGCGATCCGGACACCGATCTCGACGCCTCGCAGGTCTTTGGCGCGCTGCTGCAGTACCCGGGCAGCAGTGGCGCGGTCCGCGACTTCCGCGGCGCCATCGCCCGGATCAAGGCAGCGGGTGCGGTAGCGGTGATGGCCGCCGATCCGCTGGCGCTGACGCTGCTGACACCGCCGGGCGAACTCGGCGCCGATATCGCCATCGGTTCGACCCAGCGCTTTGGCGTGCCGATGGGGTACGGCGGTCCGCACGCGGCCTACATGGCCGTGCGCGACAGCTTCAAGCGCTCGATCCCGGGTCGGCTGATCGGCGTCTCGGTCGACAGCCGTGGCCAGCCCGCCTACCGCTTGTCGCTGCAGACCCGCGAGCAACACATCCGCCGCGAGAAGGCCACCAGCAATATCTGCACCGCGCAGGTGTTGCTGGCGGTCATCGCCTCGATGTACGCGGTCTATCACGGCCCCGAGGGCCTGCGCGCCATTGCCGAGCGCATCCACCGCCGCGCCAGCACGCTGGCGGCGGGCCTCGCTGATCTGGGCTTCCCGGCGCGGGCGCATCACTATTTCGATTGCATCACGGTGGATGCCGGCGAGCGCCAGGCGGCCATCGTCGAGCGCGCCTTGGCGGCCCGCATCAATTTGCGCGTGCTGGCCGATGGCGCCCTCGGCATCAATGTCGACGAGACCACCACGCCAGCGGTCATCGAAGCACTGTGGTCGGTATTCGGTGGCGAGCTGCGCTATGCCGAGGTCGAGGCCGAACGCGGCCCGGCCCTGCCACCGGAGCTGCTGCGCAAGGGTAGCTGCCTGAAACACCCGATCTTCTCCCGCTACCGCTCGGAGACCGAGTTGCTGCGCTATATGCGCAAGCTGTCGGATCGCGATCTGGCACTGGACCGGGCCATGATTCCACTCGGCTCGTGCACGATGAAGCTCAATGCCACCGCCGAGATGATTCCGATCACCTGGCCCGAATTCGGCGCGCTGCATCCTTTTGCGCCGGCCAATCAGGCCTTGGGCTACGCCCAGATGTTCGAGGAACTCAGAAGCTGGCTGTGCGACATCACCGGCTACGATGCAGTTTCGCTGCAGCCCAATTCCGGCGCCCAGGGTGAATATGCCGGTCTGCTGGCGATCCGTGCCTACCACCTGAGTCGCGGCGACAGCGAGCGCAAAGTCTGCCTGATCCCGTCCAGCGCCCACGGCACCAATCCGGCTTCGGCGCAGATGGTCGGCATGGATGTGATCGTGGTCAGCTGCGACAGCGACGGCAATGTCGATGTCGACGACCTGCGCGCCAAGGCCGAAAAATACAGTCCCCGGCTGGCGGCACTGATGGTCACCTACCCGTCCACGCACGGAGTGTTCGAAGAGCGCATCGGCGAGATCTGCCAGATCGTCCACCAGCACGGCGGGCAGGTTTACCTTGACGGTGCCAACCTCAACGCGCAGGTCGGCCTGGCGCGCCCCGGCGATTACGGCGCCGATGTCAGCCATCTGAATCTGCACAAGACCTTCTGCATTCCGCACGGCGGCGGCGGTCCGGGCATGGGCCCGATCGGTGTCAAGGCGCATCTGGCACCCTTCCTGCCCGGCCATCCGGTGCTCGATGACGGCCGTGCACCGGTGGGTCCGGTGTCGGCGGCACCTTATGGCTCGGCCTCGATCCTGCCGATCTCCTATGCCTACATCCTGATGATGGGCAGCGAGGGCCTGAAGCGCGCCACCGAGATCGCCATCCTCAACGCCAACTACATCGCCGCGCGGCTGGACGAGCATTTCCCGGTGCTCTACCAGAACCACAACGGCCGCGTCGCCCACGAATGCATCATCGATCCGCGGCCGCTGAAGGAATCCGCCGGCGTCAGCGTCGACGACATTGCCAAGCGTCTGATCGACTACGGCTTCCACGCCCCGACCATGAGCTTCCCGGTGGCCGGCACGCTGATGATCGAACCCACCGAGTCGGAGGCCAAGGTGGAACTGGATCGTTTCTGCGACGCCATGATCGCCATCCGCCACGAAATCGCAGCGGTGGAAGCAGGCAAATATCCGATCGAACAGTCGCCGCTGCGCCACGCCCCGCACACCGTGCACGATCTGGCGCAGGCCGAGTGGAATCGCCCCTATAGCCGCGAAGAAGCGGTGTTTCCGGCCGGTGTCGAGCGTCAGGACAAGTACTGGTGCCCGGTCGGTCGGGTCGACAACGTCTACGGCGATCGCAACCTGATCTGCATCTGCCCCTCACCCGAGGAATACCGCGAGGAAGCCGCATAG
- a CDS encoding enoyl-CoA hydratase/isomerase family protein, with protein sequence MTAMVQLALSGRVATLTMNRPDVHNAFNAELIAELTAALTRVGADPEVRAVVLTGTGKSFSAGADLNWMRAMAAYSEAENHADALKLADLMRTLAYLPKPTIARVQGSAFGGGVGLIACCDVAICVEQAKFGLTESKLGLVPAVISPYVVAAISARHARRWFQSGAIFDASRALSMGLVHEVVAADDLDPMVANELDALLKAGPTSALVAKRLVEGIFGRDEPAQRKLDEQTAALIARLRVSLEGQEGLSAFLEKRPPNWL encoded by the coding sequence ATGACGGCAATGGTTCAACTTGCCTTGTCCGGACGGGTCGCCACGCTGACCATGAACCGTCCCGATGTCCACAACGCCTTCAACGCCGAGTTGATCGCGGAACTGACCGCCGCGCTGACGCGGGTCGGCGCCGATCCGGAAGTGCGGGCAGTGGTGCTCACCGGCACCGGCAAATCCTTTTCCGCCGGCGCCGATCTCAACTGGATGCGCGCCATGGCTGCCTACAGCGAGGCCGAGAACCATGCCGATGCGCTGAAACTGGCGGATCTGATGCGCACCCTCGCCTATCTGCCCAAGCCGACGATCGCCCGGGTGCAGGGTTCAGCTTTCGGCGGCGGTGTCGGCCTGATTGCCTGCTGCGACGTCGCCATCTGTGTGGAACAGGCCAAATTCGGCCTGACCGAGAGCAAACTCGGCCTGGTGCCGGCGGTGATCTCGCCCTATGTCGTCGCCGCCATCAGCGCGCGCCACGCCCGGCGCTGGTTCCAGAGCGGCGCCATCTTCGATGCCAGTCGAGCCCTGAGCATGGGACTGGTGCACGAGGTGGTGGCCGCCGATGACCTCGATCCCATGGTGGCCAACGAACTCGACGCCCTGCTCAAAGCCGGCCCGACCTCGGCACTGGTGGCCAAGCGACTGGTCGAAGGCATCTTCGGCCGCGACGAACCAGCCCAACGCAAACTCGACGAGCAAACCGCCGCGCTGATTGCCCGCCTGCGGGTGTCGCTGGAAGGCCAGGAGGGCCTCAGCGCCTTTCTCGAGAAGCGACCGCCGAACTGGCTGTGA